AGCTCCAATCACTGTAACATTTTTGCCACGCTTATCTGGGCGATCGCCATGTGCCCTTTTTCCCTTAAGCGCTCTGGCATAAAGTCTTGCCATAGCTATGTTGACACCGGATTCATCAACAAACACTAAGTTGTTCAAGTCAAATTTCCGGATAATTTCCCAGAACTCTTGTCTTAATTTTTTGACTCTATCCGTATCTTGTTCGCTCGCATGGAAGGTTTTTTTTTCGCGTTATTTGGAGTTTTTGTAAAGCCCTTCCCATCGTGGCACGGCTGACCTTGATTTGAGTTTTTGACTCGAACAAGCTACATAGTTCTTCGAGCGTTGCATCATTGTTTTCTACTACCAGTTTCTGTAAGATTTCTGAATGTTTATCATTTATTTTTGGCTTTTGACCACCACCATGTGGTAATGGCTCGATTCTACCTATATCCTGATAACGGTTGATTAATGTTTGTACAAAACTCAGGCTAACATCAAATTTTCGCGCTAGTTTTCGATATGAACCTTCCCGCTTTATATAAGCATCAATGATTTTTTGACGTAAGTCATTCAAGTAAGTTTTCATCAAACGTACCTCTTTACACTCAGTTCTCAATTTATCACGTTTTGTATGTGACTCAACTGAGAAGCGCTATAATACTGCGTTTTGACCTTTTTAATAAACATACATTCAAGGCTGAAATTTTTAGCACGTCTTGGCGCGGCTTATCAGTCGGCTGCCATTGCCTGGATGCCTTACAAAAAGCGACTTACCACCTGACTGACGTAGACTAATTTACTTAAATAGGCGGTAACTAATGATGTAAATGATTTGCTAGATTTACTGATAAATTGGTGGTAAACTACTTTTGGTTTTGGGTTGTGCTGTAGCTTAACTCAACCTACAAGATCCACGATTACACTAACAACCTCCATGAAAAATCTAGCTTTACTATGTGCCACAGCCTTTGCCACCACATCTGGATTGGTTTTTGGGACAATCCAAGCCGCCTCTGCTTTAAATTGGAACTGGAATTATTCTGGTACTGGCATCGCGGCAAACGGTATTTTCACCACTAATGACACCCCTAACGATTTGGGTTTTTACCAGATTTCTGGAATTACTGGTACACGAAATGGTGAAACAATTACTGGTTTGCAAGCTGCCGGGACTCCAATACCGGGAAATGAACCTTTTAATGTTGACAATTTAATAAGTCTTAATAGTCAGCAGTTAACGACTAATGGCTTTGGGTATTCCACATCGGGGGGAAACTATTCTAATCCGTTTTTCGCTGATTTTTTAACGCCACCAGGTTATTTAGAGGTTTTTTCTGCGGTACCACTTGTACCAGGTTTTGAAAATTTTGGATTGGAAGATAGTGAGTTACCCATTAGGTTTTCTGCAAGCATAATTACCGTCCCTGAACCCAACTCCATCTTTGGCTTACTTACCCTCAGCACTCTCGGTGCTGGTTTAGCACTGAAACGTACAAAGCCATCCAAATTCACCGAGAAGAAGCTCGAAAAAATTTCCTAAAACCATCACTTCATGAAGGCAGCAGGCAGCTATGTTCCCACGCTTAAAAACGTGGCACTGAAACAAAGACACCTTGTATCTCTGGCTTGTGCATCTGGATATAAATTTTCTTCTTTAGTGGGCTTTATACCCATAACTGAAGTTTCTATTAATACTTCTTACATCGCTGCCTTCTGCCCTCTACCTTTTTTTAAATAGCGTCCAGTGGGTGAACCCAAAACATGTCCGTTGTTGTAGATAAGATTTCCGCGTAAAAAGGTACTCTTCACCCTTCCCGTTAACTCCATTCCTTCAAAGGGTGTATAACCTTGTTGTGACTCTGACTCA
Above is a genomic segment from Tolypothrix sp. NIES-4075 containing:
- a CDS encoding helix-turn-helix domain-containing protein, coding for MKTYLNDLRQKIIDAYIKREGSYRKLARKFDVSLSFVQTLINRYQDIGRIEPLPHGGGQKPKINDKHSEILQKLVVENNDATLEELCSLFESKTQIKVSRATMGRALQKLQITRKKNLPCERTRYG
- a CDS encoding PEP-CTERM sorting domain-containing protein (PEP-CTERM proteins occur, often in large numbers, in the proteomes of bacteria that also encode an exosortase, a predicted intramembrane cysteine proteinase. The presence of a PEP-CTERM domain at a protein's C-terminus predicts cleavage within the sorting domain, followed by covalent anchoring to some some component of the (usually Gram-negative) cell surface. Many PEP-CTERM proteins exhibit an unusual sequence composition that includes large numbers of potential glycosylation sites. Expression of one such protein has been shown restore the ability of a bacterium to form floc, a type of biofilm.), whose translation is MKNLALLCATAFATTSGLVFGTIQAASALNWNWNYSGTGIAANGIFTTNDTPNDLGFYQISGITGTRNGETITGLQAAGTPIPGNEPFNVDNLISLNSQQLTTNGFGYSTSGGNYSNPFFADFLTPPGYLEVFSAVPLVPGFENFGLEDSELPIRFSASIITVPEPNSIFGLLTLSTLGAGLALKRTKPSKFTEKKLEKIS